The DNA sequence AGAAAACCGACCACCTCACCAACGGACCCATTGACTAGACCAAGTCGAAGCGAAATGTTCTGAAGTACCATCACTCGCGTACCAACCTTTAGTGCAAGATCTGTTGGAAGTGTGCTGTCCTCAAACCGTACCCAAGGTTGCGATGGTTGTGTACCTGTAGTTGTCTCTTCAGTCGTTTCAGGTTCAGTTTCATGAGTGCTGTAGGCATCATAAGCTCGGTACACTTGAAGGGGACGCATTGTGTCTTCCTCCGTCACAGAATTAGCACCATTACTGCTGCCAGTCTGTTGTGAGGAACCGTCGTTTGGTGATGGATAAATTGGAAGGCCCTTGGGTTCGAGCGCGGCAAAATACTTTGCATTACGCATTTCCACCTCCTTGTTTGTTGCGCAGAGTCGCACGTGCCGATCTTTCTCTGCCGCTGCTGGCGTTGTCTCTGCGTCGGTAAGTGGTAGCACACCATCATTTCCGGCAtcctcatccttctttttgcgtGACTTCGCGCTGGATTTCGAAGCAACAGTACGAGATAACAATAGTTCGTATGACTCAGGTGACAGTGATCCGACTCGAAGCTCGTCAAGGACCTGCTGAAACGCCAAATCATCGTGCTGCCTGAATTTCTTATGAAGAATGACGGTTATTAGATTCAACGAGGTCCATGTACTCGTCTCAAAGCAGTACTGTAGTTTGGACGGCGCCGGTGTCCCATCAGTTGGATCACCACCTTCTTGCGCTTCGGCATTTTCCTCCGTCTTTTGTTGTGGCTTATTGCGCGGTGGAATAGGCGGTAACTGCAGGAAGTCCCCACATAGAATTACCTGAATACCACCGAATGGTTCATTACGACGGCGTATAGCGCGTGCAATCACATCTAACTTATCAAGTAGCAGGGGATCCATCATTGAAATCTCGTCGATGATGAGTGTTTGGCAGTAACGCCATCGACCAGCCGCACGCCTACTGCGGCGAACCCACTTTAATAACTGACGCGCATCCCCATCTCCAAACTTCACGCCGGCAAAACTATTCACAGTTGAGCCGCGAACATTGAGAGCGGCTACTCCAGTAGTTGCCGTCACATATACGCAGCGGCGTTTGTTGTGCCGAAGTTGGTAAACGATCTCGCGGATGAGAAGTGACTTTCCAGAGCCTGCCCCACCCGTTATGAATAAGTTGCGCCCCTTTAATGCAAGCCTTAGTGCGCGCTGTTGCTCTGGACTGAGTGATGTTAAAATGGGAAGTTGGCTATCAGCGTCAGCATCACTGAAGTGGGTTTGTCCCTCGCTAGCCCCCTCTGCTTTTCCCTGAGCCGATATCTTCGCCTCAGTACCCACCGGTTGTGTGCGTTCAGCAACCCCTAACTTCGAGAGATATTCTTTATCATCCGTTACTTCAGTAGGTTCAGCGGCTGCTTTTGCTCGGAggcgcttctttttctcctcctcgcGCCGCAGAGCTTCCTCCTTCAACAGCTGCATCAGTTGCTTACTTTCCTCATCCACAAGTTtctcatcgtcatcatcatctatGGCAACGTCAGAAGCACCTCCTTTTCCCGGAGCACTTCCTTCTATACCATTGGCTCTTCTTGCAGTGTTAAACGCACTCGCTCCCACGGTTCGACCACTTCGCCGCTGCTTCGATTTGGTTACGGCAgcagcttttgtttttccacctCCGACTTTCCGTCGCCTCGTCATGTGTTCCTCAGAAATCCGCGGCGGCTcaagtggcggtggtggggaGTCGATTTTAATGGCCGCTCGCCCGCGTTTCTCCACCGGTTCCGCCTTTGCAGTGCGGGAGCGGGCCGCAATGCCACTCACCAGCGGCGGTTCATTTGGTTGAGTGCTGCGGTTGAGGCGATTGCCGCATGTGGTGAAGTCAACGCGTTGAATCCGCAGTGCCACACGTGAGGGACGCCATACGGCGCTTAGACGGGAGAGCATTTGCGTgtttatttaaaaac is a window from the Trypanosoma brucei brucei TREU927 chromosome 8, complete sequence genome containing:
- a CDS encoding DNA repair and recombination helicase protein PIF1, putative, producing MLSRLSAVWRPSRVALRIQRVDFTTCGNRLNRSTQPNEPPLVSGIAARSRTAKAEPVEKRGRAAIKIDSPPPPLEPPRISEEHMTRRRKVGGGKTKAAAVTKSKQRRSGRTVGASAFNTARRANGIEGSAPGKGGASDVAIDDDDDEKLVDEESKQLMQLLKEEALRREEEKKKRLRAKAAAEPTEVTDDKEYLSKLGVAERTQPVGTEAKISAQGKAEGASEGQTHFSDADADSQLPILTSLSPEQQRALRLALKGRNLFITGGAGSGKSLLIREIVYQLRHNKRRCVYVTATTGVAALNVRGSTVNSFAGVKFGDGDARQLLKWVRRSRRAAGRWRYCQTLIIDEISMMDPLLLDKLDVIARAIRRRNEPFGGIQVILCGDFLQLPPIPPRNKPQQKTEENAEAQEGGDPTDGTPAPSKLQYCFETSTWTSLNLITVILHKKFRQHDDLAFQQVLDELRVGSLSPESYELLLSRTVASKSSAKSRKKKDEDAGNDGVLPLTDAETTPAAAEKDRHVRLCATNKEVEMRNAKYFAALEPKGLPIYPSPNDGSSQQTGSSNGANSVTEEDTMRPLQVYRAYDAYSTHETEPETTEETTTGTQPSQPWVRFEDSTLPTDLALKVGTRVMVLQNISLRLGLVNGSVGEVVGFLHPLELVELVLRAPRERHFPSARGQELLERAGLPTLQDAFRCVDTALGQSLFYYLRERGIRRPEDASYGCVYGNTHCRDILRLVGLGKTESANAVHPLEMYLGGIAPQHVRLTRLPIVRLDLREGNHTSSDSGAVEDGGFANGSKRLPKHVYAFISPSSHQWYMGDQPVATRTQLPLRQAWAMTVHKAQGLTISHVEVAIHRFFSPGQAYVALSRSTRLDNIRLLDFNNASVHACPRAKEFYTVLEEEELDNEIEDDGTEGDEEALEGDGEYEGEVEE